CATAGGGGGGGCATCTTTTAAAAGCAATCAGATTAGCATGGCACTACATGGCGTAAGCCTGTCCAAATGCTCATCCTTAAGTTGCAAGGTCTTCTAAAGCACAAAAGGACAAAACTCCcagcttctgcagagctgcacttaACACAACTCTTCACCAGGCTTCAGGGGTGGTAGCAGACACAAGCCCTGTGGAAATGCACCAGGAGCTGATGGATTTCAGCACAGTTTCAGGGTAGAGCAGACTTGCAGCCCCAGAATTTCCTTTGCCCTGAGCTTACACCCTCTCTGAGTGCACAGACTTTGCTGGATGTAGTGGCTATAATGATTTCTGCACTGCAAAATGCAGAATATTCTGGTTTAGCTCCCTCAGTGCTGTATTTATCTGCTCTGCAGCATGGTTTTGCTGGCAGGAGTCTCCCAAGGGGGATCCCAGCCTTGGGTCTCCTGTTCTTTCCATTGGCTGAATGGCCTGCAGTGTTAGGGTTTGCATGATTCAATTTGTAAGTATGCAAGCGTTTCAGCTCACTTAATTGCAAAGGAATGCTTATCTGATAGAAAGGTGCAGCATTAAAAAGTACAGCAGGTTTATTGCACCAAGAAGGTCTTTCAAGAGGCTCACACAGATCTGGTTTCCCCCGGGGGAAGGGCATCTGAGGGGCTCAGGTGAGCAGCTCTGACCATTAGTGGGAAGAACTGGGTCTCTCTGGTTTGAGCACTAAAAATCTCACAGGGTGGGGTTCTGCTCTCAAGGGTATTTTGCCGCTGATTtccaaagcatttaaaaatgtatttgtaaactTTCCTTGTTCTTGTGCTCTCCTTGCTCTGAGCCATCACCAGGACCCTGCACTGAATGGACCTACCCAAAATGGCCATTTACGTGTTTCAAcaaaactttactgttcattCATGTGATGGTTTTGAGTTTTtcacaaaaggagaaaaaacaatctGAATAGAAAAACGTTTTCCTTTGTACACTCCATTACTCTCAGGTCTTCTTTTGCACGCAGCTTTTAGTAAACATTTACTTTAAAGGCTGAGCCTTTTAACCAAAAGCCAATTTCTAAAAGCTGAGCCATTTTCAGACTTAGAAACATGGGGACATGAggcaaacacattttctcttgAATTTCCCCCTACTGCTACTAATGTAATTAGTTTCTTTTCAACACCAAATGCACGGGGCACttgcagccctgctgtcctggcagagctgacacTCCCTTCCCTCTGCGCAGCTTTCCAGGATGTCCATGTGATGATCTTTGTGGGCTTTGGCTTCCTCATGACGTTCCTCAAGCGCTATGGATTCGGAGCTGTGGGTTTCAATTTCCTCCTTGCTGCCTTTGGGATCCAGTGGGCTCTCCTGATGCAAGGCTGGTTCCACTCTTTCAAGGATGGGAAGATCCTCATTGGAGTGGAGAAGTAAGGAGGAGTTGGGCTCTGGGATGGCATCTCTGGCCTGGCCAGTGGAAGAGCTGGAATGAGAGCCAAGCAGTTGGCAACACCTGTATGTCAGTGCTGGGAACACGTATCATCCACATTACCTGAATAATGTGGGGGTGTGAGGATGAGAGGAAGGTCAGTGGGAAATCTAGGGATGTTTCCTaatcatttctttttcttcaggtgGGATCTCTAGAGCTGGGGGTGGGTAAGAGTGATTTACAGAGAAGTTTTTCCTTATTAAACCacaattttccttccttttttccagcCTGATCAATGCTGATTTCTGCGTGGGCTCTGTGTGCATTGCCTTTGGGGCCATCCTGGGCAAAACCAGCCCCATACAGCTCCTTGTCATGACTTTGTTTCAAGTCACACTCTTTTCAGTGAATGAGTACATCCTCCTCAACCTTCTTCATGTAAGGCTTTAGGTAGTACCTGCTTTGttctgctcctccctccctgcccctctccaaaCTGTCTCCCTTTGCTATGGCCCCACCAAGCCACTGCCTTCATGAgcattaaaaatgcaagaaTCCAGGCAGCAAAAGCAGGCAGATTGTGAAGGAGAGGGGCAGTGGACCATACTTTCCTGGCAAGGGAGATCTTCTGGGGTTTTACACATAAGCCTGTCAATTCAGGAGCACTGGGTCCTCTGTCAAGTGCACAGACAAGCTGGGCATGATGCAGATCAGGCCTCAGCTCCAGAACAAGTGGTGATTGCAGAGGCAAACCTCTGTTTTCCCGTGGCTGCAGGTAAAGGATGCAGGTGGCTCCATGACCATTCACACCTTCGGAGCCTACTTTGGCCTCACGGTGACACGGATCCTGTACAGACCCAAcctggagcagagcaaggaCAAGCAGGGCTCCGTGTACCACTCTGACCTCTTTGCTATGATCGGTGAGCCAGCCCTcatcctgggctgctgctgcatggggagcactgggctgcacagggctggatccttctgtgtctctgggaaaaaatgaaaccagGATATGGGGTTGAGGAGCTCTGTATCCCAGAGATCTTTCACATTTCAGAGTTACTCAGCTCCCTTCCTCAGTGGCTGGGCTGAGATGGTGCCTGGGAAAATAAGGATGCATTTTGGTTCCCTTTCTCTGCCAGCCTTTCCTGATGCTGGTCTCATCATGTGGGGCATGGATCTGAGGAAGCAGGACTATGGGATGTAATTTCCCCCCATGCAGAAGAGTTTTGTTTTCAATCCCTgtattctctcttttccctttctcttcctcatcCCATCTGCCCCATCCCACCAGGTACCCTGTACCTGTGGATGTACTGGCCCAGTTTTAACTCAGCCATTTCTGACCACGGGGATGCCCAGCACAGGTCTGCCATTAACACGTACTGCTCGCTGGCTGCCTGTGTCCTCACCACCATGGCCTTCTCCAGCATGCTGCAAAAGAAGGGCAAGCTTGACATGGTAAGAtgggagcacagagccctgcactgccccagggACATATAATGAGGTTGATCAAGGGTCTAGGAAACAACTGGCACTCTTGTTTTGCTGAACAGACACAGGGTTTCCGGGATGATGGTGAAACCAGCATCCAGGCAGAAACTCTGAGGCTATATTGAATAAGAAAGTGGGAATGGGTCCTGCAGGGCTTGAAGTGTGGGGTGATGCCCTCCCAAGTCACAGCAGGGACTGGACCTGCTCTTGGACACGTTGCAGAGCCCTTTTTGGCAGCGCTCCCCATCAAACAAGGCCTGCGCAGCAGCTCGTGAGCAATCAGGGGGCTGACTTGTACGTGTTGGATGTGTGGGTGACATGTCTCTGTGACAGCAGAGCTTGCATGACACACGGGTGAGACAATTTCCATCTCATCACAACTCCCCACCCATATCTGTGGATGCAAAGAACGTGTGTGGTACGGGGAGTGGGAGTCTCTGTGCACCTGTGCTACAGACAGAAGCTGcctgttcttttcttgtttttcaccACCAAGTAGGAAAATGGGCCCTGATATTTCCTCTGGAAACATTTTCAGAGCTGATTCTCCCGCTTTGCCATTTGCACCATCCCTGAGCAATAGCAATGTCCCTGAGATGCCAAGGCAGAGTGGTTGCCCCTGCAGGTGCACATCCAGAACGCCACGCTGGCCGGCGGCGTGGCCGTGGGCACCAGTGCCGAGATGATGCTCACCCCATATGGCTCCCTCATTGTTGGCTCCATCTCTGGCATCGTGTCCACGCTGGGCTATGTCTACTTCACGGTGAGTGCTGCTCGAGgggcctgcagccctgctcctgctgaggagACCAGAAATGGATTCACTTCCCTTTGACAGTTCCTGCTTTCCAGAATCCCTTGTGAGATGCACTTCTGTCTCCTTTTACTGGCCCAAAATGCTCAGGAAGTTTCAGACTCCCAAAAGGAGCATGTTTGGAGGATATGTTGTTAGTTTATCTTGAGCTTGGCTCACATCTTTGTCTACGAGCCTTTAGCTCTTTAATGGGACACAAtatctctcctctttctctgcttATCCCAATCCTCCATGGAAGAAACTAATCCTTTCCAGGGTCACACTCAATTCCCTGATCTCTCTCTACTTCCCCCCCCCTCAGCCTTTTTTGGAGTCTAGGTTGCACATTCAGGACACATGTGGCATCCACAACCTCCATGCCATGCCAGGCCTTATTGGGGGCATTGTGGGGGCcatcacagcagctgcagccacgGAAGATGTGTACGGAAAGGAAGGGTAAGATGGCTTGAAAATCTTCCCTGAGAACAAATTTTACCTGAAGCTctgtgggctgggagcagggagcaaatGACAGCTTTTGTTAGTAGTTCAGAGTTGCCCAGAGTTATCCCTCAAAAACATGGGTTGTGCTGACTGTGTTGGGCTTACTGAATTGTAGCCTCATCTTATGCAGCTGACTCTTGGTGGCCTCAAAAAGTGAGCCACAGTCCCGCTGTTTGGCATTATTCTGGGCCACAGTGGGGAGGGAAGtgcttctccctctcccctgcaTTGTTTTGTGGGGTCAGGTAAAGCTAAAAGTCTGAATTACAAAGAGGTTGTTTGTATTTTGGGCTCCTCCTTGGTAAAGCTTTGCCAGGGGTCAGAGAAAGAAGTGAGCAGTGTTTTGGGCATTGGTCCACTGCAGAAGAGGGATGGGGCCAGGGAAGAGCTCCCAAAAGAGCAAGGCACCATGGTTCCTCCGGAGCCGGGGAATTCCTCCTGCCAGGGGCAATCATCACCATTTCTGCCCTCGGCAGGTTCATCAAGGCGTTTGACTTCACGGGCGTGTACCAGACGCGGACACCCAGCATCCAGGGAGGCTTCCAGGCAGCCGGCATTGTGGTGTCTCTGCTGATGGCATTCGCTGGGGGAGCCATCGTGGGTAAGCCGGAGGGCAGCGCGGAGAGGGGAGGATGCTGAAACAGCGGCCGGATCCATGTGCCGGATCCATCCTGGGGGGACGGCACCGAGCGCCGTGCCAGGGCTGCGTTTGCCCCCTTGGGTGGAGCATCCCGCATCCCCCCGTGCCCACcgccctgccctcctcctctcAGGGGGCATCCTGAAGCTGCCCATCTGGGGGGACGCCGCGGCCGAGAACTGCTTCGAGGATGGCATTTACTGGGAGGTGAGCGGgccgggagcgggagcggggcggggggcacGAGATGGCGCTGTCggcccgcggcccggcccggggggctcagggggctctGCCGCAGGTGCCGGAGGACGAGGAGAGCGACGTGTACCACATGCACAACCCCGACAAGCCCGCCTCGCCCTGAGccgcgccccgccgcccgcccgccttCCCCGCCGCAGCACCGAGCCCCGCTGCCGCGCCGGGGGATCGTCCGTTCCCCGCGACCgcggggctctgccctgctccgcCGCTTTTGTAACGAGCTGCTGTGGATATAATAAAGTCGTGTTCTTCTTTCCAGGCCTGTGCTGCCGTGTGTCAGCGGCCGAGCGGGGTGGGATGTGcggcacagggatgggatgtgcggcacagcagctgccaggagggCTCTTGGCTGCCCGGGGTAAAGCAGAGGCGCTGGGACACTCCTGGTGCCCTGGGGACGAAGTGGAGGCATGAACAGTGGCAGCACAAGCGGGGTGTATTAGACAATGTATTAGATAATGCAGTCTGGGGAGATACTTGGTTTGGGAGCTGGCACCTGAGATGACAGCACCCACGGTGGGAAGCACAGGCTGGGCTCGTTCTTTTTGAGGAGGGGATGCTGGGGTGCAGCAGCTGAGCCTTTACTCATCCTGCCATCCACGTGGGGGTGAGGGCCATTGTGAGTCCAGCTACACTTCTACACGATGGCCTCTGCCATCACCTTCCCTTGAACTGCCCTACTGAGGCCTCCATCAGTTCCTTGGGAACCTTGTTTGCATGTACAGCACGGGCTGGCAGCaccctttcctcctttttggcTTTATCCATTTCTTTCAGTGTCATCAGATGGCTCTTTCCACTGTCTGGTGCTATTCTGATGGGAAGAAGACAGCCCCCATCTCTTAGCTGGACCATCAGGCTTCAGCCAGAGTTGGAGGACACAGGGATGAAAACCAGGCCTAAATTCCTGCATGTTTTCCAGGGTGATATAATATGAGGagtaagaaaggaaaagggaggggggaaaggaggTAGGAGGGCTGATAGGTCTCTTCACTGCATCTAGCTGTAATTCTTACACCTGAGGGGGGGAGTCAAAAGTAGCTATTCACATCCCCTTGGGATATGACACCCTCATTTTCCATGCTGGGTAAAGACAAAAACCCTTTACAACACATGTTTCTGGAATTTGTCAgcggctgccagcagcagcatgttAATTAAATGTCGGCAAAGATGGAAGCAAGAGGCTCTGCTCTAATTGGACACTTTGCTTGGTGGAGCTGAAAAACATTGTGACAGAGGAGGAGGTGCCGAAACACTGTGTTCCCCTGCCATggcggggatggggacagccaggcacGGAGACGCTCTCTCCTGTACACACATTGCCTCCATTTGGCCTGAAACAACCTCACCATTGAAAAAAGAAGAGTAATAAAAGGCCGAAAATCCTCCACAGCATTGGTTTCCAGCACGGCAGCAGTGTGGCATGCAGGGAGAGGGCTGGTTGGCTGAggagaaattcagaaatatcGTAGCTGGgccagctggagctccagcctgcTTGCCAGCAAGTGGTGTATTGTATATTTCTTTTATGATGGCAAAGGCAGGTCTGACAGGGGTTAGAAATGGTCTCTGGAGAATGAtccctgcagaggctgaagCGTACATTGAGCTGCATCCTTTCTCTAAGACAGGGATGGGAAAATGTAGGGCAAGtgttttccctgtgctgggatctgCTGAAGGAGGGAGATCTCATCCCAGCTTCTCTGCACTGGGAAAGGGATGTAACAGCCATTTTCTTCTCACAGCTTCATCCAGAGAGTGCATCAGAAACCACCTCAGGGATGTTTACTGACAGGCACCACAGACAATGTCATTTCAGAAAGGGAGTCCAAAACTTTTCCCCACAAGTCTGCAAAATCTAAAAGCAGAAGCAGACCTTTTGGGCACTGCATTTCCTTCTGTGTGACTGGACTGGTGTCCCTTCATCCCACACCATTTAAGCTTTGTCTGTGTCCCAGATAATCCGCGTATCCCACCTTCATGGCCTCTGGTCTTTCCTCGCAGCAGCTCACCAGGGTCCATATAATGGCAAAGACTGGGTGACCCTCCTTGCTTCAGCAAGGTGGCCAACCCACATCTCTGATGACAGCTCTGTGAGCCCTGGGAGATGGTCCTGTCCCATGTGCACATGCTGGAAGAAGCAGCCCTGACCCAATACCCCGGccctctgggctgtgcctcCTCCTCGTGGGAAGACCCCTAAATTGCCGGGGCTGCTGGGCAGCGAAGCGTTTTATTGCCTGTGCTCTGGCGGGGCTCAGTCTGGTCTCAGTGCCTAAATCACTCGCTGGGGCTGGCCGTGCAGCTTTAATTCCCTGGCAAACAATGCCGGGAGCGGGCTGCCGTGTTTGAAGTGCGGCCGCGGCCCCAGCGGTGGACGGAGGGTTTCTCAACGGGGGAGCGTGGAGAGCAGAGGATTGGGCTGCTCCAGTAGGCGGGAGAACATGTGAGAAAGGGGCTGGAGATACTCGCGGGGATTAGGTGGTACAAATTGGCTGGGAAGCACCGGAGCCATTGACCAAAGTTGTCCTGGGGCAGGTTcccatgggggggggggggggtggctGAAACAACCTGCCTTCAAGGAGGCTGGaaggcccagcctggctgctaaTCCCCTGGGATCTCTGTGGCATGGAGCAgaaaagaggttaaaaaaagggaaaatctcATGTAAAGGTGGTGGTTTCCCCAAGGGGATGATGTTagagagagaagggaggaggTGGGGGAAGGAACAGCATAGTTTAATCCCTCTTTTAATAGGCAGGTGGTGGGCTTTGCTCGCACTCCTGCTCCtgcaagctgctgcagagatttTGGCAGAAGGCCTTGCTCACCTCTGCTGTCCCCCACTCTTGGTGGAGAGGGGCCCCATCTGTGGATCTGCCTGGGACAAGGGGTTTTGCCTGCTTCCTACAGCTGTGCCCATGTGTGTGCTGGTGTGCACGGGTGCACCTACGTGGTGTCCACCCCAGATTTGGGCTGAAATGGGCTCATTGCACACCCC
The sequence above is a segment of the Molothrus aeneus isolate 106 chromosome 13, BPBGC_Maene_1.0, whole genome shotgun sequence genome. Coding sequences within it:
- the RHCG gene encoding ammonium transporter Rh type C, coding for MAKNTNMRWRLPLVCLLWELAMIVLFGVFVRFGAEADAHWEKEKQGMNLTSDMENDFYFRYPSFQDVHVMIFVGFGFLMTFLKRYGFGAVGFNFLLAAFGIQWALLMQGWFHSFKDGKILIGVENLINADFCVGSVCIAFGAILGKTSPIQLLVMTLFQVTLFSVNEYILLNLLHVKDAGGSMTIHTFGAYFGLTVTRILYRPNLEQSKDKQGSVYHSDLFAMIGTLYLWMYWPSFNSAISDHGDAQHRSAINTYCSLAACVLTTMAFSSMLQKKGKLDMVHIQNATLAGGVAVGTSAEMMLTPYGSLIVGSISGIVSTLGYVYFTPFLESRLHIQDTCGIHNLHAMPGLIGGIVGAITAAAATEDVYGKEGFIKAFDFTGVYQTRTPSIQGGFQAAGIVVSLLMAFAGGAIVGGILKLPIWGDAAAENCFEDGIYWEVPEDEESDVYHMHNPDKPASP